CCTTAAGAAGGCCAGACCTTCCAAGTAAATCCACCATACACCCATAATGCTCAATTGCTGGCTCAATACCATGCTCCAACTGCATTTTCTGGAAGATCTCCCGTCCAACTTCCACTGCTCCAGCATGCGCACAGCACCCAAGCACCCCCAAGAATGTCACAGCATTAGGCTCCATTCCTTGCCGCTGCATCTCTCGGAACAGTTCGATTCCCTCAACTCCATGGCCATTCAGTGAGAATCCGGTAATCATAGTGTTCCAGCTCACCACGCTCCGCTGCCGCATCCCCTCGAACACCTCCCTTGCGCTGGCAACATCACCGCACTTGCAGTACATATCCACCACCGCGTTAGCAACATGAACTGTACTTTCTAACAGCCCAGTCTTCCTCGCGTACTCATGCGCCCACCTCCCGGCCCCAACATTTCCAGTCCTCCCACAGGCTGGGAGCACCGCCGCCAAGGTCCCATCATCCGGCGCCACCTCCCCCTCTCCGACCATCCCCTCGAAAAACCACACCGCCATGTCATCTCGTCCGCACCGTGCACACCCTGCGATCATAAGGTTCCAAGAGACCACGCTCCGCCTGGATCGCCTGTACCGCTGCATTTCCtcaaacagttgacgcgcggcGCGGATGTCCCTGGCCTTGAGGAGAGCAGTGATGAGCGTGTTGTACGCGACCGCGCACCTGTTCTTCTGGGGGATTTCGTCGAACAAGACGCGGGCGTGCGGCAAAGGGTAGGGCTTGAGGAGCGCGAGGGAGATGGCGTGGTGGGAGAGGAagccgaggcggaggaggagcgagtGGAACGCGGAGAGGAGCGGCAAGGAGGAAGCGCAGCAGCCGAGGAGGGGCAGGAAGCTGAGGCGGTCgggcgcgtggaggcggcggagggcggagaGGAGGCGGAAGGCGTCGTcggccggcggggaggacgcggcggagagGGCCTTGACGGCGGCGTTGAGGAGAgggagcgggggcggcggctcgggagggaggaggcggaggaggggcagcgcgggcggcggcggggaagagaggaggagcagcgccgcGAGGGAGTGGTggtgcggcgacggcggggaggccgggagcgcgcggcggacggcgaAGGCGAGGAGCTCGAGCGGGCGGGCGCGCGCTCCCGggcagtggtggaggaggtgcagcaggcgccgctccgccgtgcgGGGGTGCCACCCGTCGGGCGTGGTGATGGCAGAGGCGAAGGCCGACGAGGGcgtggggtcgccggcggcgggcggcatcgccggcggcgagacggcTGGAAGTTGGCCGTTTCAGTTTCGCGGGCGCCGTGGGATCGCGCGGTTGTTTTGGTGGTCTGAAATGGGCCGGGGGCGTGAAAGGCCGACTGGATTTGGCCCATAGTACCCAGCCCATAGTGGGTGGGACCCAGATGTCGGTCACCCGTGCCGTTCCTGGTGTCTCTCAACTCTGCACATCCACAGCTCTTGCAAACCATTTTGGCTACAGCTCTTGAAAAAAAGATCTTTTTAAGCTTTCTCTGAGACGTCACATTGTGCATTGTCTACATAGGTGGTGGCATCAGGCTTGGACAATTCAATCAGCAAGGAAATTTTCAACTTCAGGCTTCTTTGTATCTGAAATTTGGTCCAGTCAACCAATCTAAAATCCATGGGCTTGAAGATGTTCAGACTTGGACAGCAGAGACGAGCTGTCAAGCTCAAGATTTCTACAGTAAATTCAGTGGGCAGCTGGGCCAACAAGAGTACAAGACAAAGAAAGGAGCAGCACATGGTTTTGGCAGACAAGAGAAACCAATGTTCAGGTATCAAGGAAGCACAACTCATTCATGGACATTTTTCAGACAATAGGAAGTCTGAAAGTTGCAAAAGCTCTTGTCATTTCTTCAAAACTTAAGGCCAGATTAGGAACATGAGCTGAAATGACCATTTCTGAATCTGCCTTGTAAAATCTCAGGAAATTGTCGATACATTTTTGCCGACCTTTACTCCATGGAAGGGCACAAGTCTTGAGAATAAGAAAACATTAACG
This genomic interval from Panicum virgatum strain AP13 chromosome 8K, P.virgatum_v5, whole genome shotgun sequence contains the following:
- the LOC120645232 gene encoding pentatricopeptide repeat-containing protein At1g09190-like — encoded protein: MPPAAGDPTPSSAFASAITTPDGWHPRTAERRLLHLLHHCPGARARPLELLAFAVRRALPASPPSPHHHSLAALLLLSSPPPPALPLLRLLPPEPPPPLPLLNAAVKALSAASSPPADDAFRLLSALRRLHAPDRLSFLPLLGCCASSLPLLSAFHSLLLRLGFLSHHAISLALLKPYPLPHARVLFDEIPQKNRCAVAYNTLITALLKARDIRAARQLFEEMQRYRRSRRSVVSWNLMIAGCARCGRDDMAVWFFEGMVGEGEVAPDDGTLAAVLPACGRTGNVGAGRWAHEYARKTGLLESTVHVANAVVDMYCKCGDVASAREVFEGMRQRSVVSWNTMITGFSLNGHGVEGIELFREMQRQGMEPNAVTFLGVLGCCAHAGAVEVGREIFQKMQLEHGIEPAIEHYGCMVDLLGRSGLLKEAYALIQEIPMKPNAAIWGALLSACRAHAGLGIAEVALKELINLEPWNSGNYVLLANLYAETGRWEDAGEVRRVMRTMSVNKAPGQSLIEESSFQLTNACQ